Within Scomber scombrus chromosome 12, fScoSco1.1, whole genome shotgun sequence, the genomic segment tttaaaaaattcaaaaaatcaCCTTTCATTTCTGACTTTATGATAAGCTTTTAACACATTGAGATAAGCACACTGAACAATTGGAATAGAATTATGTCCCATGCATGTAATATAATTCATTTGTGTACTGTCTGTATGCTCTTCAGGATGTCAACAGTAACATTAGCCTTGTTTACAGCTGCCTTAAGTGTTtgcacattttgtgtttaacaaaataattaaaaaataactgtatcaatagtgtttttttttatgtaagcacacacaaaataatgcatgaaataaaaCCAAGCAAACCCAATTTTCACTGAAATAGAAAATTTATTGAATGAGAAGGTTTTTCTTGAAGGTCTAAATTACAGAATAGAAACAACTATGTTTTTCCTGTCAGCATTAAGGGTTCGTGTCAGGTGAAATAAATTGACTGATGCTTTGCAAAATATTTGACAAACCCATtatggataaaataaaataaaaatggtgtGAATGCATTTCATGTGGAATCAACGTTTTCTTGGATGTGATATGAAGATATGTTATCagtaaagaggaggagaagaaaaataaaataaaaagtacaaaattattataattaattatacaCATGGTGTATTTTATACATATAGGGAAGCTTGATTGCTTTCTTGTGAGACGTACAGTTGctgcataataataatttcctcAACAAATAAAGTGATACAATCAATATACAGTAGTTATGTCGAGACACTTATaggaatgtgttgttttgtaatATGTTTTTACGTGGACTGCAGTGGTGAACATACTGTAAAGTCAATCAGTACTCAATTTTGTTATACAGGTTGTATAAAGGTAGCGCTGACAGGTTGCTCCCCGGGTAGTACAGGGGCGTTGGAAAGGCGATAGACCGGGGAACCGGAACACGCAGTAAGGAGTTATCTCTGAAAACCAGCGGCATCCCCACTAGTGTCTGTGCGGAGGCGTGGGCCATGTTGGCCGCCTCCAGTTCAGCTGAGAGCTGCCGTTTCCATTTGTTTCTCCTGTTCTGAAACCACGTCTTGACCTGAGTCTCCGTCAGCTGCAGGCTGGAGGCTAAGCAGGCCCGCTCCGAGCTGCTCAGGTACCGCTTCATGTCGAAGGTGGACTCCAGCTGGTACACCTGACTCCGGGAGAAAACCGTGCGCGTCTTCTTCTTGGCCGAGTTGCCCTGCTTGTCCGCaccgtctgtctgtctctcctccgaCAGAGGAGACATCTGATGGCAGGgtctctcctgctcctccttgtAATCCTGCAGCAGAGGCTGCGGCAGGTGCGGCCGCCGTGCCAGCCCGTCGTTTCCAGACAGAAGTCCTTTAGCGGGACCTAGATGCcagcaggagagagggagatcATGAATATCATAAACAACATATGTTTAAAGCATGCTTTTTAACCAGGCGACAGGAAACAATCATTTTacttcatgttttgttttacataagCTAATCGGTTTGAGAGTTGGTCGAGTGTGAACTCTGACTCGCTGAACGCCGGTgactttttaaacaaacaattcAGTAGAGTAGGCTATGCTCGGTGTACAGTATACTATTAATTAAATCCCGCTCTATTTAACGCTCAATTGACGACGTGTAATGCTGCCATTTTGGAAACATGTTTCATCAATTAGCAAGCTCAATTAAATttgaaatgagagagaaagacagggggCTAATTATTTGACCCTCCactcttctgctgctgcagcggTGATAGTCTACACCACTAAcaagtggaggtggaggagctgcaTGCGAGTGTGACAGTCATCAACACAAGATAATCATATGTGAGCTGAAgtgcaaacaaaaacataaaaccgCAGGCctggttatttttattttcaaaaaagaaaCTAATTAAGCTCTCAGGCAATTTTAGacagtaaataaatcaaatgtgaagtgtggtaatGAATTAGTAAATTGGTGGGGTTGTAAAAATTATAGATAGAATTATTTTTACACTACTTAGCATTCACTtttctgaaaaataataataatgttaataatgttaataatgttaataataataataataataataataataataataataataataataataataataataataaaatatccCTCACCTAAACATTTGAAGTTGTGCGCTTGGTGCTGGGTGCAGGGCTCGCTGTGACCCGTGTCGGAGCAGAAGCAGTCTGCTGAGTCCTCCCCGCCGCTGCACTCCTCCTCTGAGGACACAGACAGGGAGCGCCTCCGCGGCGCCGGCTGCGCCCCCTTGGAGAGCTCCTTGGTCCCGGAGCGAGGCGCATCGGACGGCGTGCCTAAAATCGACTGGATGGTGAAGCTGGAAATCGGGCCCGTCGAGCACTTGCTCCCGCTGTCTTCTGCGCTACTCATTCTCGCTTCATACCAGTATTGAAGTATTGACTGAATCTGTCTGTCCCTTGTATTCCGTTATTCTACAAGATTGGTGCGTAAAAAAATAAGAACACGTCTTTTGtcctcctttttcccccctgtaGCCAGTTTAATTGTGGAGTTTTACATTGGAGGAGTTTGAGGTGTTTTTTCTAGAGCTCGGGGAACATGAGTGTATTCCTGGTCCTCCTCCTCACGCTCTGGATCAGAGGCAGCAAGGCTGCGTTGCCTCATTTGCATGTAGGTAAGCTCCTCCTGGGCCAATCGCAGCCTCCAACATAAACCCGGAAATTTCAAACTGCTGTCAACGTTTTGGGGATGGGATGAGAGCGACAGAGCcgaaaagcagcagcagtgctcATTCCTGCATTCAGTTGTGcttataacatttaaatcattacaGCCTGTATAACTAAAAACACGTCAGATGAAACctctactttttattttattttttgatacGAGTTCCCTAAAAATGCAATTTGGGTTGTATAAAgtatttcaaattaaacaagAGAGGCTGTGTCCATTATTCAACACTATTACGGACTAATATGGTTATGAAAAAGAATAATTGTGCTAagaattaacatttattaatctTGAAAATCAATTGTGTGGCTTGAATGTGCCTTTTTTTAAGTCTGGTGTGACACGTGAAatctattattactattatctCACCTTAACCAGAGAAAGGCTCACTCAGCTGAGCATGACCTCATGCAGTCactgtcatgtcatgttttttctATTATCCTATGCATGTTAAATTGGTCGGGTGACGGTAAAAACGCGCACAGCTTTGGAACTATTACAGAGACCTAActcatttttcctgaaaatAATAAACTCATTCTGCGTCCATTATCTGCGATTAAGAATTAATTTGATCATTACTGAACTAATCTGCCTCGTGATGACCGCGCGTGGAGTGGAAGCCGGCTaattgattgactaattgattggaggtggtgggggggcTGAGGTGCacgagtgtatgtgtgtttgagaataggggggggggggcgcaccTCCCACCACCGCCCCCCTCCCAACTTCACCACCCAtgctctctatgtgtgtgtgtgtgtgtgtgtgtgtgtgtgtgtgtgtgtgtgtgtgtgtgtgtgtgtcctctggtTGTGTCTGGCTGCGGGACAGCTGCGGGGCTTGAGCTGGCGTTTCGGGCACATTATCCCTCCTCTTTTACTGCTTTGTAAGGGAGCCCCAGACACATTACAAATGGTCAGCTTTAATCATCATGTCAGCGCCATTCCCGGTAGCTACACAACCGGCATTTGGTATTAAGACAGGCTGGAAACGGGAGAGGACGGTGGACGATGATGCTGACAGCAGATTTTGTCGTcgtcatcctcatcatcatcatcatcatcatcatcgtcgtcgtcgTCATAGCAGCCAGACTGAAGCATCTGGATCCACGCGTAAATACCGTCAACTGGCAGCGAGGCCAGCAGCTGCTAAACGATCTTAACAAAACGCTTACGCAGGGGAGGCTTTActgagagggggaggaggagggggaggggggggggggggcaaataTATGAGGGCAATCAGGGTGGATGCTGGATTTATGGTGGTTACACATAAGGCGTGAAATCTGCAATGACAGTTAAATGGGTTTATTTTATATGCCGCTCTTTTCAAACAAAGACCTTTGTCAGTGCAGCCGCCTACATCACTTTCAGACGACTTTTGCAAAGTGAGATTAGTTCATCTTAGAGATAGTGGACATAACAGGCTGCTGAGAATGGACTGGAGGCTAcacgttgttgttttttttatgtccgAGTTGGCGTTTATATGGGCCCGGTCGTACAGGCTGAGTTTGGCAGTGTGGTTGCCTCTATTAGTATGGAAATGTTCATTCTCGACCCATGTTTTCACCGAGGCCTGCACGGCAAAGGCCCCAAACAGCAAGCAGCGGCCCTAAATTCATGCTCTATCACAATGATAGGTGGTGTATGGCCGCCCTACCGCAATAACAGAACAAGATCTTTACCAGGAGAGAAAGgtctgagagagacagatgaagtTATGAGGCGCTTTGATCTGGGAATCAAGCTTcgataaatattaaacaaagaCCCTTTACACGTGTGTATTATGATATATGGCTTGTCCAACTCTAGAATAAGGAAATTACCAGAGAAAATGATATCAATAAATTTTCTAAGTATAAACGTTGATTATGTTTCGATTTTCATTCAAGAAAGCGGGGCCTGCTCTTTTTTCAGGAGGCGGTTGGTGTGCGTCCCCGTGCGcgcttgtgtgtgcgtgtgcgtgtgcgtgagagagagagagagagagagagagagagagagagagagagagagagagagagagagagagagagagagagagagagagagagagagagagagagagctgtaaACGCAAGCAGAGCGCCTGAGCCCTGGAGGTGTACAATTTATGTAATCTGAGTGTGGAAATGAACTGGGTAATTTATTGGAAAACACAAAGTCAGGAAGATTGGATCAGTACAGCCTATCCAAGGGCTCCTATCCATCAAGTTCCAATTAACAACCTAACCATTGAGTTTTAATGGCTTTCCAATCTACTGCCCTGATAGACTCATCAATTCCTCGGGGAGAAATTAAGAAAATCGACCGCCCCTCGGCGTTTCAGTGTCATTCTTCACAGCAACTAtatgtcaaattaaaaacacaattaaaatttAAACTGTTCCAATCAGACGGTGCCCCGCAACCTATGTTTCACTTAATAGAACTTTGATGAAAATCTGATGCTCGCATTCAATCAGGAAAGCAAATTGGACGGATTTAAAACAAGATTTCCTCTTCCAGAAGTGTCAAAAGAGTTGTTAAAAAGCATGAGCCCTGACGCGTCACACCGGGTACACGAGGTGCTCAGACCACTTATGTTTGGCCTCTGATTATGACAATATactaattttttatttttttaccaagGCCTATATCTGGATCCATTTGCTGACGCACTGAGCCAACGTGAAAGGTGTGTTTGATCTGCAACTTTttcttcacacacattcactgccACGTTTTTTGCCCGAGGGAGCCACAGGAGGATTGTTGTTTGATGTGAtgtgtaagaagaaaaaaagaaaagtaaaaaaaagtaaactaatTTTATGTGAtggtgtaaaatatatatatattttaatctcATCTCTTACTGGTCAATTGAAATATCACTGGAATCACGTGATGTCGGTCTTGGCAGGGCACCGTCTGCCAATCCCTCATGGTTCTCAGGGGAGGGGGATCTAAGCCTGCCAGAAATGCTTCATAACAGAATCCCCTTTGATGCTGTAAATAAATGCTTTAATCTCCGCAAGCAGACTTTAAGTCCTTGTATAACTTGAATTGTCCCGCACACGTGTGAGCAGATGCCAGCGGTTGCAGAAAAGAGGCTATAGCGTTACGCAAGGTGGTCGGGGCCACTTGTGTGTTTCTAAACTAGCACTAAAACCGTTGATATGGCTAAAAATGACCCATTCAGCTCTccattttaatgtaatacagAGCGGTACCCGGTCATGTCCTTTTGCCCTCGTTCCTGCAAATGTAGGCTACTTTATCTGATTTTGGCCCCGCTCCCTATTCTCCTTTACATAAAGATGTAGCACAAATGGAAATTATCGAGTGGtaattttttcaatttatgcgcGCAAATCAAGGTCATAAGCTGAGCCGAAGCGGCCTGTGAACGTTGCTCTTACTTGTCGCAATGTGCTGCAGACGTTTACGGATCGATATGTGCCAGAGGAATAATACCATACCAATCTATTAATTTGCAGTAATGGGGCCGTGTTGAGTGTGCATGGTAGGTACACGTCAATACTTGGGTGATCTGACGATATTTGAATGAACCCTTTGTCTCTTGATGAGGTCATCATATGGGGTTTATAGATGACTGATTCATTTCCAATAACTATATCAAGCCAACAGATGAAAGCAGAAAACGGCCTTTGAGATTCCTGAGAAATTCGCGTGCCTCATAGCTGATCCATTCAGGGTTTAACAGCAACGCATTTATTCATGGTAGtaatcatttaaattcaagtccaacattttgtatttgcGTATACCGCAGGTGACAGAACCTGCAGAGTCTGCGAGTCAAACACACTCTGAGTGCACTACTGAACCAGGCTTTGTTACGTGTTGGTGTTTTAATTAAAGGGAGCATGCAGAAGCAGCTTGTATAGATTCTCTGCAGATGTCTACAAGTGTCCACCTGGACAC encodes:
- the hmx2 gene encoding homeobox protein HMX2, producing MSSAEDSGSKCSTGPISSFTIQSILGTPSDAPRSGTKELSKGAQPAPRRRSLSVSSEEECSGGEDSADCFCSDTGHSEPCTQHQAHNFKCLGPAKGLLSGNDGLARRPHLPQPLLQDYKEEQERPCHQMSPLSEERQTDGADKQGNSAKKKTRTVFSRSQVYQLESTFDMKRYLSSSERACLASSLQLTETQVKTWFQNRRNKWKRQLSAELEAANMAHASAQTLVGMPLVFRDNSLLRVPVPRSIAFPTPLYYPGSNLSALPLYNLYNKIEY